From Panthera uncia isolate 11264 chromosome E1, Puncia_PCG_1.0, whole genome shotgun sequence, one genomic window encodes:
- the RAI1 gene encoding retinoic acid-induced protein 1 has translation MQSFRERCGFHGKQQNYQQTSQETSRLENYRQPSQAGLSCDRQRLLAKDYYNPQPYPGYEGGAGSAAAAATARGSKGLPSQQSLQGRPAFSGYSVQDSSPYPGRYSGEESLQAWGAPQPPPPQPQPLPGGVGKYEDNLMKKAAVPPGRQYPEQGAQLPFRTHSLHVQQQLPQPQQPLAYPKLQRQKLQNDMASPLPFPQGGHFPQHTQSFPASSTYSSPGQGGGGGQGAHSYKSCTAPSAQPHDRPLTATASLAPGQRVQNLHPYQSGRLSYDQQKQQQQQQQQQQALQSRHHAQETLHYQNLAKYQHYGQQGPGYCQPDAAVRTPEQYYQTFSPSSGHSPARSVGRSPSYSSTPSPLMPNLENFPYNQQALGTGAFPAGIADHSHFMPLLNPSPTDAAGSVDTQAGNCKPLQKDKLPENLLSDLSLQSLTALTSQVENISNTVQQLLLSKAAVPQKKGVKNLVSRTPEQHKSQHCSPEGSGYSAEPAGTPLSEPLSSTPQSTHAEPPEADYLSGSEDPLERSFLYCSQARGSPARVNSNSKAKPESVSTCSVTSPDDMSTKSDDSFQSLHSSLPLDSFSKFVAGERDCPRLLLSALAQEDLASEILGLQEAIGEKADKAWAEPPGLAKDAGKPPFSLENHSACLDSVAKNAWPRPGEPEALPESLQLDKGGSAKDFSPGLFEDPSVGFATPDPKKTAGPLSFSSKPTLGAAVSDPAAAAFDCFPDTTAAGSADGANPFAWPEENLGDACPRWGLHPSELTKGLEQGGKASDGVGKENAHEASACPVFQEEEPPGEKATVPRDSEQEEAGGVKEEVGGLLQCPEVGKADRWLEEGRHCCSAADFGDLPLLPPTGRKDDLEAEEEYSSLCELLGSPEQRPGMQDPLSPKAPLMCTKEEVEGVLDTKAGWGSPCHLSGESVILLGPTVGAESKVQSWFESSLSHMKPGEEGPDGALAPGDSATLAPDASLAQKPNKPAVPEAPIAKKEPVPRGKSLRSRRVHRGLPEAEDSPCRAPVLPKDLLLPESCTGPPQGQMEGAGAPGRGASEGLPRMCTRSFTALSEPRTPGPPGLTTTPAPPDKLGGKQRAAFKSGKRVGKPSPKAASSPSNPAALPVASDSSPMGSKTKETDSPGTPGKDQRSMILRSRTKTQEVFHSKRRRPSESRLPNCRATKKLLANNHLPATFKVAGSPQKEGRASQRARVPKPGAGSKLSDRSLHSLKRKSAFMAPVPTKKRNLVLRSGGGGDVKEEGAEDSSTLFKRMSSPKKAKPTKGNSEPAVKPPPPETPDACLKLASRAAFQGAMKTKVLPPRKGRGLKLEAIVQKITSPSLKKFACKTPGAPPGNPLSPSLPEKDRGLKSAGGSPVGAGEGLLNVGTGQKLPAASGADPLCRNPTNRSLKGKLLNSKKLSSTDCFKTEAFTSPEALLPGGTALAPKKRSRKGRAGALGLPKGPLEKRPHLGPALLLTPRDRANGTQGGGEDSSGGGGKKPKTEELGLASQSPEGRPCQPQTRAQKQPGHANYASYSKRKRLTRGRAKNTTSSPCKGRAKRRRQQQVLPLDPAEPEIRLKYISSCKRLRADSRTPAFSPFVRVEKRDAFTTICTVVNSPGEEPKPHRKPSSSASSSSSSCSFSLDATGASLATLPGGSVLQPRPSLPLSSTMHLGPVVSKALSTSCLVCCLCQNPANFKDLGDLCGPYYPEHCLPKKKPKLKEKVRPEGTCGEASPPLERTLKDLECAAAAAAPGKAPRPDGPADAAKQGSLRTSARGLSRRLQSCYCCDGRGDGGEEVAPADKSRKHDCSKEPPAEPGGDTQEHWVHEACAVWTGGVYLVAGKLFGLQEAMKVAVDMTCSSCQEAGATIGCCHKGCTHTYHYPCASDAGCIFIEENFSLKCPKHKRLPL, from the exons ATGCAGTCTTTTCGAGAAAGGTGTGGTTTCCATGGCAAACAACAGAACTACCAGCAGACCTCACAGGAGACATCTCGCCTGGAGAATTACAGACAGCCGAGCCAGGCCGGGCTGAGCTGTGACCGGCAGCGGCTGCTGGCCAAGGACTATTATAACCCGCAGCCGTACCCGGGCTACGAGGGCGGCGCAGGCTCGGCCGCCGCCGCGGCCACCGCGCGGGGCAGCAAGGGGCTCCCCTCCCAGCAGTCCCTGCAGGGCAGGCCGGCCTTCTCGGGCTACAGCGTGCAGGACAGCAGCCCGTACCCCGGCCGCTACTCGGGTGAGGAGAGCCTGCAGGCTTGGGGGGCCCCCCAGCCGCCGCCCCCCCAGCCGCAGCCCCTGCCAGGGGGGGTGGGCAAATATGAGGACAACTTGATGAAAAAGGCCGCGGTGCCCCCCGGCAGGCAGTACCCAGAGCAGGGCGCCCAGCTGCCCTTTCGGACTCACTCCCTGCACGTCCAGCAGCAGCTGCCgcagccccagcagcccctggcGTACCCCAAACTCCAAAGGCAGAAGCTGCAGAACGACATGGCCtcacctctgcccttcccccagggcGGCCACTTCCCCCAGCACACGCAGTCCTTCCCCGCCTCCTCCACCTACTCCTCCCCGGGccagggcggcggcggcgggcagGGCGCCCACTCCTACAAGAGCTGCACCGCACCGTCCGCCCAGCCCCACGACAGGCCGCTGACAGCCACCGCCAGCCTGGCCCCGGGGCAGCGGGTCCAGAACCTTCACCCCTACCAGTCCGGCCGCCTCAGCTATGACcaacagaagcagcagcagcagcagcagcagcagcagcaggcccTTCAGAGCCGGCACCACGCCCAGGAAACCCTCCACTACCAAAACCTCGCCAAGTACCAACACTACGGGCAGCAAGGCCCTGGCTACTGCCAGCCGGACGCGGCCGTCAGGACTCCGGAGCAGTACTATCAGACCTTCAGCCCCAGCTCTGGCCACTCGCCCGCTCGCTCCGTGGGCCGCTCCCCCTCCTACAGCTCCACCCCGTCGCCCCTGATGCCCAACCTGGAGAACTTCCCCTACAACCAGCAGGCGCTCGGCACCGGGGCCTTCCCCGCCGGCATCGCCGACCACAGCCACTTCATGCCCCTGCTCAACCCCTCCCCGACCGACGCCGCCGGCTCGGTGGACACCCAGGCTGGCAACTGCAAGCCGCTGCAGAAGGACAAGCTGCCTGAGAACCTGCTGTCGGATCTCAGCCTGCAGAGCCTCACGGCCCTGACCTCGCAGGTGGAGAACATCTCCAACACGGTCCAGCAGCTGCTGCTCTCCAAGGCGGCCGTGCCGCAGAAGAAGGGCGTCAAGAACCTGGTGTCCAGGACCCCGGAACAGCACAAGAGCCAGCACTGCAGCCCCGAGGGCAGCGGCTACTCGGCCGAGCCGGCGGGCACGCCGCTGTCCGAGCCGCTGAGCAGCACGCCGCAGTCCACGCACGCCGAGCCGCCCGAGGCCGACTACCTGAGCGGCTCCGAGGATCCGCTGGAGCGCAGCTTCCTCTACTGCAGCCAGGCCCGGGGCAGCCCCGCCAGGGTCAACAGCAACTCGAAGGCCAAGCCCGAGTCCGTGTCCACCTGCTCCGTGACGTCACCCGACGACATGTCCACCAAGTCCGACGACTCCTTCCAGAGTCTGCACAGCAGCCTGCCGCTCGACAGCTTCTCCAAGTTCGTGGCGGGCGAGCGGGACTGCCCGCGGCTGCTGCTCAGCGCCCTGGCGCAGGAGGACCTGGCGTCCGAGATCCTGGGGCTGCAGGAGGCCATCGGCGAGAAGGCCGACAAGGCCTGGGCCGAGCCGCCCGGCCTGGCCAAGGACGCCGGCAAGCCCCCCTTCTCGCTGGAGAACCACAGCGCCTGCCTGGACTCCGTGGCCAAGAACGCGTGGCCGCGGCCAGGGGAGCCGGAGGCCCTGCCCGAGTCCTTGCAGCTGGACAAGGGTGGCAGCGCCAAGGACTTCAGCCCGGGGCTGTTTGAAGACCCCTCTGTGGGCTTCGCCACCCCTGACCCCAAGAAGACGGCCGGTCCCCTCTCCTTCAGCAGCAAGCCCACCCTGGGGGCCGCGGTGTCGGACCCTGCCGCCGCGGCTTTTGACTGCTTCCCGGACACGACCGCCGCCGGCTCCGCGGATGGCGCCAACCCCTTTGCCTGGCCCGAGGAAAACCTGGGGGACGCCTGTCCCCGGTGGGGCCTCCACCCCAGTGAGCTCACCAAGGGCCTGGAGCAGGGCGGGAAGGCCTCGGATGGCGTGGGCAAGGAGAACGCCCACGAGGCTTCGGCCTGCCCGGTCTTCCAGGAGGAGGAGCCCCCCGGGGAGAAGGCCACGGTGCCTCGGGACTCCGAGCAGGAGGAGGCGGGTGGGGTGAAGGAGGAGGTGGGCGGGCTGCTGCAGTGCCCCGAGGTGGGCAAGGCCGACAGGTGGCTGGAGGAGGGCCGGCACTGCTGCTCAGCGGCCGACTTCGGGGACCTCCCCCTGCTGCCACCCACCGGGAGGAAAGACGACCTGGAGGCCGAGGAGGAGTACTCCTCCCTGTGTGAGCTCCTGGGCAGCCCCGAGCAGAGGCCCGGCATGCAGGACCCGCTGTCGCCGAAGGCCCCGCTGATGTGCAccaaggaggaggtggagggagtgCTGGACACCAAGGCCGGCTGGGGCTCCCCGTGCCACCTCTCCGGGGAGTCTGTCATTTTGCTGGGCCCCACCGTGGGCGCGGAGTCGAAGGTCCAGAGTTGGTTCGAGTCCTCCCTGTCCCACATGAAGCCAGGCGAAGAAGGACCCGACGGGGCGCTGGCTCCAGGGGACTCCGCCACCCTGGCCCCGGACGCCTCCCTGGCCCAGAAGCCGAACAAGCCCGCTGTGCCCGAGGCTCCCATTGCCAAGAAAGAGCCTGTGCCGCGCGGCAAAAGTTTACGGAGCCGGCGGGTGCACCGGGGGCTGCCCGAGGCCGAGGACTCCCCGTGCAGGGCGCCTGTGCTGCCCAAAGACCTCCTGCTCCCCGAATCCTGCACAGGGCCCCCCCAGGGACAGATGGAAGGAGCAGGAGCCCCGGGTCGGGGGGCCTCAGAAGGGCTCCCCAGGATGTGCACACGCTCCTTCACGGCCCTGAGTGAGCCCCGCACACCTGGACCCCCGGgcctcaccaccacccccgcgCCCCCAGACAAACTGGGGGGCAAGCAGCGAGCCGCCTTCAAGTCTGGCAAGCGGGTGGGCAAGCCGTCACCCAAGGCGGCATCCAGCCCCAGTAACCCGGCCGCCCTGCCCGTGGCCTCCGACAGCAGCCCCATGGGCTCCAAGACCAAGGAAACAGACTCGCCCGGCACCCCGGGCAAGGACCAGCGCTCCATGATCCTGCGGTCCCGCACGAAAACCCAGGAAGTGTTCCACTCCAAGAGACGGCGGCCCTCAGAGAGCCGGCTCCCCAACTGCCGTGCCACCAAGAAGCTCCTCGCCAACAACCACCTGCCCGCCACGTTCAAGGTCGCCGGCAGCCCCCAGAAGGAGGGCAGGGCCAGCCAGCGGGCGAGGGTCCCCAAGCCCGGGGCAGGCAGCAAGCTCTCCGATCGGTCCCTCCACTCACTCAAAAGGAAGTCAGCCTTCATGGCGCCTGTCCCCACCAAGAAGCGGAACCTGGTTTTGCGTAGCGGCGGTGGGGGGGACGTGAAGGAGGAGGGAGCCGAGGACTCCTCCACCCTCTTCAAGAGGATGTCTTCCCCCAAGAAGGCCAAGCCCACCAAGGGCAACAGTGAGCCCGCCGTGAAGCCCCCGCCCCCGGAGACCCCGGATGCCTGCCTGAAGCTCGCCTCGCGGGCGGCCTTCCAGGGGGCCATGAAGACCAAGGTGCTGCCGCCCCGGAAAGGCCGGGGCCTGAAGTTGGAGGCCATCGTGCAGAAGATCACCTCGCCCAGCCTGAAAAAGTTTGCGTGCAAAACGCCGGGGGCCCCTCCTGGTAATCCTCTGAGCCCATCTCTCCCTGAGAAGGACCGAGGGCTCAAGAGCGCCGGGGGCAGCCCAGTTGGGGCAGGCGAAGGTCTCTTAAATGTGGGCACCGGGCAGAAGCTCCCAGCAGCTTCGGGGGCCGACCCGTTATGCAGAAATCCAACCAACAGATCCTTAAAAGGCAAACTCCTGAACAGTAAGAAACTGTCCTCGACTGACTGTTTCAAAACTGAGGCCTTCACGTCCCCGGAGGCCCTGTTGCCCGGGGGGACTGCCCTGGCGCCTAAGAAGAGAAGCCGGAAAGGCAGGGCCGGAGCCCTCGGACTCCCTAAAGGTCCCCTGGAGAAGCGGCCCCACCTAGGCCCGGCTCTGCTCCTGACTCCCCGAGACAGGGCCAATGGCACTCAGGGGGGCGGTGAGGACAGCTCTGGTGGAGGAGGCAAGAAGCCAAAGACGGAGGAGCTGGGCCTGGCCTCCCAGTCCCCTGAGGGCCGGCCCTGCCAGCCCCAGACAAGGGCGCAGAAGCAGCCGGGCCATGCCAACTACGCCAGCTATTCCAAGCGCAAGCGCCTCACTCGGGGCCGGGCCAAGaacaccacctcctccccctgtAAGGGGCGCGCcaagcggcggcggcagcagcaggtGCTGCCCCTGGATCCCGCAGAGCCTGAAATCCGCCTCAAGTACATTTCCTCCTGCAAGCGGCTTCGAGCAGACAGCCGCACCCCGGCCTTCTCGCCCTTTGTGCGGGTGGAGAAGAGAGACGCGTTCACCACCATATGCACTGTCGTCAACTCCCCGGGGGAGGAGCCCAAGCCCCACAGGAagccttcctcctctgcctcctcttcctcatcctcgTGCTCCTTCTCCTTGGATGCGACCGGGGCCTCCCTGGCCACGCTCCCCGGAGGCTCTGTCCTGCAGCcacgcccctccctgcccctgtcctccACCATGCATCTGGGGCCCGTGGTTTCCAAGGCCCTGAGTACCTCTTGCCTTGTTTGCTGCCTCTGCCAAAACCCGGCCAACTTCAAGGACCTCGGGGACCTCTGTGGGCCCTACTACCCTGAACACTGCCTCCCCAAAAAGAAGCCAAAACTCAAGGAGAAGGTGCGGccggagggcacctgtggggaggCCTCGCCGCCCCTCGAGAGAACACTCAAAGACCTTGAAtgtgccgccgccgccgccgcccctgGAAAAGCCCCGAGGCCCGACGGCCCGGCCGACGCCGCCAAGCAGGGCTCCCTGCGCACCAGCGCCCGGGGCCTGTCCCGGCGGCTGCAGAGCTGTTACTGCTGCGACGGTCGGGGGGATGGGGGCGAGGAGGTGGCCCCAGCTGACAAGAGCCGCAAGCATGACTGCAGCAAGGAGCCGCCGGCAGAGCCTGGCGGGGACACCCAGGAGCACTGGGTGCACGAGGCCTGCGCCGTGTGGACGGGCGGGGTCTACCTGGTAGCCGGGAAGCTCTTTGGGCTGCAGGAGGCCATGAAGGTGGCCGTGGACATG ACCTGTTCCAGCTGCCAAGAAGCCGGGGCCACCATCGGGTGCTGTCACAAGGGATGCACCCACACCTACCATTACCCGTGTGCCAGCGATGCGG GTTGCATATTCATCGAAGAGAACTTTTCTTTGAAGTGTCCCAAACATAAG AGGCTGCCGTTGTAA